A single region of the Novosphingobium sp. SL115 genome encodes:
- a CDS encoding FemAB family XrtA/PEP-CTERM system-associated protein has protein sequence MNAPFVPSRVTARLADPGDRPAIARFLADHPDTTAFHRAEWMNAVESGCGHTTHILLSERDGAIRAVLPLHEVHSPLFGRALVSCGFAVDGGIVGEPDDTLFAAAQELAVRRHCPSLELRGGPLPQAEGWHIKADSHAGFVTALAPDDDAQLLAIPRKQRAEVRRGLGYNMEVRTGRGDEDRAMHYAIYAESVRNLGTPVFPRALFEAVMDGLGDDADILTVLHEGQPLASVLSLYHRGAVMPYWGGGTFAARTMRANDVMYYALMNHARARGCDRFDFGRSKTNTGAYHFKRNWGFEPQPLSYAHWTSGGQAPRDVNPLSPRYRVKIALWQKLPLGVANRLGPLIAKGLA, from the coding sequence ATGAACGCGCCGTTCGTTCCTTCGCGCGTCACCGCCCGCCTTGCCGATCCCGGTGACCGGCCCGCCATCGCGCGTTTTCTGGCCGATCATCCCGACACCACGGCATTCCACCGCGCGGAATGGATGAACGCGGTGGAAAGCGGCTGCGGCCACACCACGCATATCCTGCTGTCAGAACGCGATGGCGCGATCCGCGCTGTCCTGCCCCTGCATGAAGTTCACTCCCCGCTATTCGGTCGCGCGCTCGTGTCGTGCGGCTTTGCCGTTGATGGCGGCATTGTGGGCGAACCCGACGATACGCTGTTCGCCGCCGCGCAGGAACTGGCCGTGCGCCGCCATTGTCCCAGCCTTGAACTGCGCGGAGGCCCGCTGCCACAGGCCGAAGGCTGGCATATCAAGGCTGACAGCCACGCAGGTTTCGTCACTGCTCTCGCCCCCGATGATGACGCGCAATTGCTGGCCATTCCGCGCAAGCAACGCGCCGAAGTGCGCCGCGGTTTAGGCTACAATATGGAAGTGCGTACCGGGCGCGGCGATGAAGACCGCGCCATGCACTATGCCATCTATGCGGAATCGGTCCGCAATCTCGGCACTCCGGTATTCCCGCGCGCCCTGTTCGAAGCGGTGATGGACGGGCTTGGCGATGATGCCGACATCCTCACCGTCCTGCATGAAGGGCAACCGCTGGCTTCGGTCCTCAGCCTGTATCATCGTGGCGCTGTCATGCCCTATTGGGGCGGCGGCACCTTTGCCGCCCGCACCATGCGCGCCAACGACGTGATGTATTATGCGTTGATGAACCATGCCCGCGCGCGCGGGTGTGACCGGTTCGATTTCGGTCGGTCAAAGACCAATACCGGTGCCTATCACTTCAAGCGCAACTGGGGTTTTGAACCTCAGCCACTGTCCTATGCCCACTGGACTTCAGGCGGGCAGGCCCCGCGTGACGTCAACCCGCTCAGCCCGCGTTACAGGGTCAAAATCGCCCTGTGGCAGAAGCTGCCGCTGGGTGTCGCCAACCGCCTTGGCCCGCTGATCGCTAAAGGCCTGGCATGA
- a CDS encoding TIGR03087 family PEP-CTERM/XrtA system glycosyltransferase, producing the protein MTEVLFLAHRIPFPPDRGDKIRSCHILRHIAGLAPVHVACFADDEGDMGHEPDLAAVATSHCLVRRARSLKLAGVEALASGKPVSLTAFADKTLREYVSRVLAERPIGAIYVFSSQMAQYVPASFSGRVVMDFVDVDSAKFEAYAADARFPASLLYAREARLLSRFESDTARRASASLLVTPEEADLLRQRLTPGDAPLILPLCNGIDTDFFDPADMPPAPEMAGQGPQITFTGQMDYPPNVAAVEMFTHAVMPQIRAVFPTARFNIVGRAPSSAVRALDGLNGARVTGAVLDVRPWISGADLIVAPLTIARGVQNKVLEAMAMARPVLATPQAATGIPARDGYEIVVADGGEALARQALALLHDTVRAATIGQSARAFVLEKCGWAGVLAPLAALLGLDGPEAPRVAA; encoded by the coding sequence ATGACCGAGGTTCTCTTCCTCGCCCATCGCATCCCGTTCCCGCCAGACCGGGGGGACAAGATCCGCTCGTGCCATATCTTGCGCCACATTGCGGGACTGGCACCGGTTCACGTCGCCTGCTTTGCCGATGACGAAGGCGATATGGGGCACGAGCCCGATCTGGCCGCCGTCGCCACCAGTCATTGCCTTGTCCGCCGCGCGCGTTCGCTGAAACTTGCGGGGGTTGAAGCGCTGGCCAGTGGCAAGCCGGTCAGCCTCACTGCCTTTGCGGATAAAACCCTGCGCGAATATGTTTCCCGTGTGTTGGCTGAACGACCAATCGGCGCGATCTACGTGTTCTCCAGCCAGATGGCGCAATATGTGCCCGCCAGCTTTTCAGGCCGCGTGGTGATGGATTTCGTGGACGTCGATTCCGCCAAGTTCGAAGCCTATGCCGCCGATGCCCGCTTTCCCGCCAGCCTGCTCTATGCGCGCGAGGCGCGTCTGCTCAGCCGCTTTGAAAGCGACACCGCGCGCCGGGCCAGCGCCAGCCTGCTGGTCACGCCGGAAGAGGCGGATTTGCTGCGTCAGCGCCTGACGCCGGGCGATGCCCCGCTCATCCTGCCGCTGTGCAATGGCATCGACACAGATTTCTTTGATCCTGCCGATATGCCCCCCGCGCCGGAAATGGCGGGGCAGGGGCCGCAGATCACCTTTACCGGGCAGATGGATTATCCGCCCAATGTCGCGGCGGTGGAAATGTTCACCCATGCGGTCATGCCGCAAATCCGTGCGGTGTTTCCGACAGCGCGTTTCAATATCGTGGGGCGCGCGCCGTCATCCGCCGTTCGTGCCCTTGATGGCCTGAACGGCGCACGGGTTACCGGGGCAGTGCTCGATGTGCGCCCATGGATTTCAGGGGCCGATCTCATTGTCGCGCCGCTGACCATTGCGCGCGGCGTGCAGAACAAGGTGCTTGAAGCCATGGCCATGGCACGCCCGGTCCTTGCCACGCCACAGGCCGCGACTGGCATTCCAGCACGCGATGGTTATGAAATTGTCGTTGCCGACGGGGGGGAAGCGCTTGCCCGTCAGGCCTTGGCGTTGTTGCATGACACCGTGCGTGCAGCCACCATTGGCCAGTCGGCCCGCGCTTTTGTGTTGGAAAAGTGCGGCTGGGCAGGCGTTCTTGCCCCGCTCGCCGCATTGCTGGGCCTTGATGGGCCAGAGGCACCGCGTGTCGCCGCATAG
- the xrtA gene encoding exosortase A, protein MSPHSLATNAPLARSWAALPSQWRRALALLAVAWAGNIVLFASDWQTMFLQWWDSSTYNHVLLIPFILGWLVWLRGREVVKITPQGWWPGLVLFGGAGFLWLLGDFAGIALATQLGVVLMAQASVLTLLGPRASAALLFPLAYMLFLVPAGDELVPMLQTITAAITMVLLDWSQVPAHIEGVFITTPGGYFEVAEACSGVKFLIAMIAYGALVANVCFRAWPRRIAFMALCIAAPILANGVRAWGTIFIAQTHGIEFAAGFDHIFYGWIFFAVVMALVMAAAWRFFDRAIDDRMIEAQAIDANRTLDWLSRFAIGPGRALGVMGLIVALFMAWGAGANRLEATVPERIAFPEISGWRQVDYTPLASWRPHHTGAAHVLLGRFQDTSGNTVDVSFALYSAQGEGREAGGFGQGALPLNSGWAWEKFADAIAGGHADRIQTAGPVHRLSETFYRSGNLLTGSNTRLKLQNIIDRLFLHKTTTATLIISAEDEVPGRPPAAQSLRNFINSTGPVDAWMDRVASGR, encoded by the coding sequence GTGTCGCCGCATAGCCTTGCTACCAATGCTCCGCTGGCCCGTTCATGGGCTGCACTGCCGTCGCAATGGCGGCGGGCGCTGGCCTTGCTGGCGGTCGCGTGGGCAGGCAACATTGTCCTGTTCGCGTCCGATTGGCAGACCATGTTCCTGCAATGGTGGGACAGTTCTACATACAACCATGTCCTGCTGATACCTTTCATCCTTGGCTGGCTGGTGTGGTTGCGCGGGCGCGAAGTGGTCAAAATCACGCCGCAGGGTTGGTGGCCGGGACTGGTCTTGTTCGGCGGCGCGGGCTTCCTGTGGTTGCTGGGTGATTTTGCCGGAATTGCGCTGGCCACCCAGCTTGGCGTGGTGCTGATGGCGCAGGCCAGCGTTCTCACCCTGCTTGGCCCGCGCGCTTCGGCGGCGCTGCTGTTCCCGCTGGCCTACATGCTGTTTCTCGTCCCAGCGGGCGATGAACTGGTCCCGATGTTGCAGACCATCACCGCGGCCATCACCATGGTCCTGCTCGACTGGAGTCAGGTGCCCGCCCACATCGAAGGCGTGTTCATCACCACGCCTGGCGGCTATTTCGAAGTGGCGGAAGCCTGTTCGGGCGTGAAGTTCCTGATCGCGATGATCGCCTATGGCGCGCTCGTCGCCAACGTCTGCTTCCGCGCATGGCCGCGCCGCATCGCTTTCATGGCCCTGTGCATCGCTGCACCAATCCTTGCCAACGGCGTCCGCGCATGGGGCACCATTTTCATCGCCCAGACCCACGGCATCGAATTTGCCGCCGGGTTCGACCACATCTTCTACGGCTGGATTTTCTTCGCCGTCGTCATGGCGCTGGTCATGGCCGCCGCATGGCGCTTTTTCGATCGCGCCATCGATGATCGCATGATCGAAGCGCAGGCCATCGACGCAAATCGCACACTCGATTGGCTGTCCCGTTTCGCTATTGGACCGGGCCGGGCGCTCGGCGTGATGGGCTTGATCGTCGCGCTGTTCATGGCGTGGGGGGCAGGGGCCAATCGGCTGGAAGCCACGGTTCCTGAAAGGATCGCTTTTCCCGAAATTTCCGGGTGGCGGCAGGTTGATTACACCCCGCTTGCAAGCTGGCGTCCGCACCACACCGGGGCCGCTCATGTGTTGTTAGGTCGCTTTCAGGACACGTCGGGAAACACCGTCGATGTGTCCTTTGCGCTCTATTCTGCGCAGGGTGAAGGCCGTGAAGCAGGCGGGTTCGGGCAAGGGGCCTTGCCGCTAAATAGCGGATGGGCATGGGAAAAATTCGCTGATGCCATTGCTGGCGGCCATGCTGACCGCATCCAGACCGCAGGCCCGGTGCACCGCTTGTCCGAAACCTTTTACCGTTCGGGAAATCTGTTAACCGGCAGCAATACCCGTTTGAAATTGCAGAACATTATCGACCGCCTTTTCCTGCACAAAACCACTACCGCCACCCTGATAATTTCCGCCGAAGACGAAGTTCCCGGCCGCCCTCCAGCAGCCCAATCCCTGCGCAATTTCATCAATTCAACCGGACCGGTCGATGCGTGGATGGACCGCGTGGCCAGTGGGCGCTAG
- a CDS encoding XrtA/PEP-CTERM system amidotransferase, whose product MCGIAGIFHTEGLKPVDPDRVRRMCDAIAHRGPDGEGVWTAPGVGLGHRRLSIIDLAGSPQPMASAEGDVMIVFNGEIYNFKDLRRELQALGAQFRTDGDTEVILQAWRHWGIDCLPRLNGMFAFALYDLRQRTLLMVRDRLGVKPLFTARLPDGSVIFGSELKALLAHPSLRREVDPLAVEDYLAWGYVPDHRSILKGVEKLAAGHYQLLRHDAPPAAPVQWWDVSFADRARGNADDLGAHLLHHMREGVTSRMMADVPLGAFLSGGVDSSSVVALMAEASSNPVKTCSIGFDVSALDETAYADRIAEQFGTQHWKRTVSSDDFMLVDKLVGMFDEPFADASALPTFRVCELARQHVTVALSGDGADEAFAGYRRQTFQHREDQARSMLPAALRGPLFGTLGRIWPKADWAPRPLRAKTTLLSLAGAGEEGYARALAATSPELREALYSQDFKRLRGDYRAEQPLVDLMRNAPARSGLDRAQYADLKFYMPGDILTKVDRTSMAVSLEAREPLLDHRLVEFGARLPERMRVRGSTGKWIVKQTMRRYLPEDVLFRPKMGFVTPIAQWLRGPLAGAARGLAVDGVLARTGWFDAARIDAMAQAHIAGRADHSRLLWQLLMLGKSLDLLA is encoded by the coding sequence ATGTGCGGAATAGCCGGAATCTTTCACACCGAGGGCCTCAAACCCGTCGACCCAGATCGCGTCCGCCGCATGTGCGATGCCATCGCGCATCGCGGGCCTGACGGCGAAGGCGTGTGGACCGCACCCGGCGTCGGCCTTGGCCACCGCCGCCTGTCGATCATCGACCTTGCCGGATCGCCCCAGCCCATGGCTTCGGCAGAAGGCGATGTTATGATCGTCTTCAACGGGGAAATATACAACTTCAAAGACTTGCGCCGCGAACTGCAGGCACTGGGTGCACAATTCCGCACCGACGGCGATACCGAAGTCATCCTGCAAGCCTGGCGGCATTGGGGCATCGACTGCCTCCCGCGTCTGAACGGCATGTTCGCCTTCGCCCTTTACGATCTGCGCCAGCGCACCCTGCTGATGGTGCGTGACCGGCTGGGCGTGAAGCCGCTTTTTACAGCGCGCCTACCCGATGGTTCGGTAATTTTCGGTTCTGAACTCAAAGCTTTGCTCGCCCATCCTTCGCTTCGCCGTGAAGTCGATCCGCTGGCCGTCGAGGATTATCTTGCGTGGGGCTATGTGCCCGACCACCGCTCGATCCTCAAGGGCGTGGAAAAGCTCGCCGCGGGGCACTACCAGCTATTACGCCACGACGCCCCGCCAGCAGCGCCGGTGCAGTGGTGGGACGTGTCCTTTGCCGACCGCGCCCGTGGCAATGCCGATGATCTCGGCGCGCATCTGTTGCACCATATGCGCGAAGGCGTCACATCGCGCATGATGGCAGACGTTCCGCTCGGCGCGTTCCTGTCCGGTGGGGTAGACAGCTCTAGCGTGGTCGCGCTGATGGCCGAAGCCAGCAGCAATCCGGTCAAGACTTGTTCCATCGGCTTTGACGTATCAGCGCTGGATGAAACTGCCTATGCTGACAGAATTGCTGAACAATTTGGCACACAGCACTGGAAGCGCACGGTTTCATCCGATGACTTCATGCTTGTCGATAAGTTGGTAGGCATGTTCGATGAACCCTTTGCCGATGCATCCGCCTTGCCGACCTTCCGGGTCTGCGAACTGGCGCGCCAGCACGTAACCGTTGCCCTTTCGGGCGATGGCGCGGATGAAGCTTTCGCCGGGTATCGCCGCCAGACCTTTCAGCATCGCGAAGACCAAGCCCGGTCCATGCTGCCCGCAGCGCTACGTGGGCCGCTGTTCGGCACACTGGGCCGGATCTGGCCCAAAGCTGACTGGGCACCGCGTCCGCTGAGGGCCAAGACCACGCTGCTCAGCTTGGCTGGGGCAGGCGAGGAAGGTTATGCCCGCGCACTGGCGGCAACTTCACCGGAACTGCGTGAAGCGCTTTACAGTCAGGATTTCAAACGGTTGCGGGGCGATTATCGCGCGGAGCAGCCATTGGTCGATCTGATGCGCAATGCCCCTGCGCGCAGCGGCTTGGACCGCGCGCAATATGCCGATCTCAAATTCTACATGCCTGGCGACATCCTGACCAAGGTGGACCGTACCAGCATGGCGGTAAGCCTTGAAGCGCGAGAGCCGCTGCTTGACCATCGCCTTGTGGAGTTTGGCGCACGCCTGCCGGAAAGGATGCGCGTGCGCGGTTCCACCGGCAAATGGATCGTGAAGCAAACCATGCGCCGCTACCTGCCGGAAGACGTTCTGTTTCGGCCGAAGATGGGCTTTGTCACGCCAATTGCGCAATGGTTGCGGGGGCCACTGGCGGGGGCCGCGCGGGGGTTGGCGGTTGATGGTGTGCTGGCCCGGACAGGATGGTTCGATGCTGCGCGGATTGATGCCATGGCGCAGGCCCATATTGCCGGACGGGCCGATCACAGCCGTTTGCTCTGGCAATTGCTTATGCTGGGTAAATCATTGGATCTGTTGGCGTAA
- a CDS encoding EAL domain-containing protein — protein sequence MLKKLRSPLYLALLLPALLAFTDLLSAIDHSFWNVRFKLGSRPAQESVVVVTVENGGDRADAASVDSSRLARTLESVRRQMPYRVFVDSPVKYGQDSAGDAQLVAAMQRLAPDVSLVVRSQRIFGLDHAYAAKDFTFPAPALTKIAPVTVSAWNTNFIDYAMSSPYELTLQGRKYPVLATMLSGVHSGWQPFFTPDFLIDPDSIPKVPDAALASGDFPPGLLTGRTVIVTYEGRVPPVGYYGKGRLHPLALDIAGASELSKPVSLALKPWWLLALVWLMLRQGAQADRKRTKLAVYTGALFSVLVLPGVVQMVGIRLDVGAAVLSIAIYGGIRFWQLRVRRVQHTSASGLPNLLALSAQPLPVGRDVVVAVIARYEEILATLPKDLHGECARQIARRLSVGSGIEMIFNGEGGHFAWTEEARPLEMQLNHLEGMRALFSAPLEIGSYTFDTNIHFGLDRNEGLDALTRVNSALASANDALNSGRPVELFEAERLAEATWELSLHARIDEGLRNGEIWLAFQSQWDMHSAMPCGAEALIRWNHPMRGPIAPDAFILQAERAGRIDSLTYWVVDEAITAALALQALGQHLQMSVNLSAQMVDKPGLVSSLWEIVRRRNIDPRQLTIEVTETSSVRNRPAAVQNLSKLRQMGFRLSIDDFGTGEASLAYLADLPSDELKIDRRFVSRILTHERERHIVRSTIDLAHALGQTVVAEGIEDDATYRLLIKLGCDVGQGYFLGRPQPFADFRQALLKLGQPNVNVV from the coding sequence ATGCTGAAGAAACTGCGCTCACCGCTGTATCTCGCGCTGCTACTCCCAGCATTGCTGGCGTTTACCGATTTGCTTTCTGCCATTGACCACAGTTTCTGGAACGTCCGTTTCAAGTTGGGCAGCAGACCTGCCCAGGAATCGGTGGTTGTGGTTACGGTGGAAAATGGCGGGGATCGCGCCGACGCTGCATCAGTGGATTCCAGCCGACTGGCCCGAACGCTGGAAAGCGTGCGGCGGCAGATGCCCTATCGCGTATTCGTCGACTCCCCGGTCAAATACGGGCAGGATTCTGCCGGTGATGCCCAACTGGTGGCTGCGATGCAGCGATTGGCACCTGACGTATCACTGGTGGTGCGCAGTCAGCGCATCTTCGGGCTGGACCACGCCTATGCTGCCAAGGATTTTACGTTCCCAGCACCGGCGCTGACCAAAATCGCGCCAGTCACCGTTTCGGCGTGGAATACCAATTTCATCGATTACGCCATGTCCTCACCCTATGAGTTGACGTTGCAGGGCCGCAAATATCCGGTGCTGGCGACGATGCTCTCCGGGGTGCATTCGGGCTGGCAACCGTTTTTCACTCCGGACTTCCTGATCGATCCCGATTCGATTCCGAAAGTACCCGACGCGGCTTTGGCATCGGGCGATTTTCCCCCCGGCCTGCTAACCGGGCGAACGGTCATCGTTACTTACGAAGGCCGGGTGCCACCGGTTGGCTACTATGGCAAAGGTCGCCTTCATCCGCTCGCGCTCGATATTGCCGGTGCTTCTGAACTCTCCAAGCCGGTGTCTCTGGCGCTGAAGCCGTGGTGGCTGCTGGCACTGGTATGGCTGATGCTGCGACAAGGTGCGCAGGCAGACCGTAAGCGAACCAAGCTGGCGGTCTATACCGGTGCCCTGTTTTCGGTCCTTGTCCTTCCCGGCGTTGTGCAGATGGTCGGTATCAGGCTTGATGTCGGTGCCGCCGTCCTGTCGATTGCGATTTATGGCGGGATACGATTCTGGCAACTGCGCGTCCGTCGGGTTCAGCATACTAGTGCATCGGGATTGCCCAATCTTCTGGCGTTGAGCGCGCAACCATTGCCGGTCGGGCGTGACGTGGTGGTTGCGGTGATCGCGCGTTACGAAGAAATCTTGGCAACTTTGCCCAAGGATTTGCACGGCGAATGTGCGCGTCAGATCGCCCGGCGTCTGTCGGTCGGCTCTGGCATCGAGATGATCTTCAATGGTGAAGGCGGGCATTTCGCCTGGACCGAAGAAGCGCGTCCGCTGGAAATGCAACTCAATCACCTTGAAGGGATGCGGGCGCTGTTCTCCGCGCCACTGGAAATCGGCTCCTACACTTTCGATACCAATATTCATTTCGGGCTGGACCGGAACGAAGGTCTTGACGCGCTTACCCGCGTGAACTCGGCCTTGGCCAGTGCCAACGATGCGTTGAACAGCGGCCGTCCGGTGGAACTGTTCGAGGCCGAGCGTCTGGCCGAGGCTACTTGGGAACTGTCGCTTCACGCCCGGATCGATGAAGGCCTGCGCAATGGCGAAATCTGGCTGGCGTTCCAAAGCCAATGGGACATGCACAGCGCCATGCCTTGTGGTGCCGAGGCGCTGATTCGCTGGAATCACCCGATGCGCGGACCCATCGCACCTGATGCGTTCATTCTTCAGGCTGAACGCGCAGGGCGAATCGATTCGCTAACATACTGGGTGGTGGATGAAGCGATCACGGCAGCTCTGGCGTTGCAGGCGCTGGGGCAACACTTGCAGATGAGCGTCAATCTTTCCGCACAGATGGTCGACAAGCCGGGCCTTGTCTCCAGCCTCTGGGAAATCGTGCGGCGTCGCAATATCGACCCACGGCAGTTGACGATCGAGGTCACGGAGACTTCCAGCGTCCGCAATCGGCCTGCGGCGGTGCAGAACCTGTCGAAGCTGCGCCAGATGGGCTTTCGGCTTTCGATAGATGATTTTGGCACCGGCGAGGCCAGTCTTGCCTACCTTGCCGATCTTCCCAGCGATGAACTGAAGATCGACCGTCGTTTTGTTTCACGCATCCTTACCCATGAACGCGAGCGTCATATCGTGCGGTCGACCATCGATCTTGCCCATGCTCTGGGGCAGACGGTTGTGGCGGAAGGAATTGAGGACGACGCCACATATCGCCTGCTGATAAAACTGGGGTGCGATGTGGGGCAGGGTTATTTTCTGGGCCGTCCACAACCGTTTGCTGACTTTCGACAAGCCCTTCTCAAATTGGGACAGCCTAATGTTAATGTCGTTTAG
- the zapE gene encoding cell division protein ZapE, with translation MNSVLTRYRELVAAGELRPDPEQAAAAARLDALQQELEAPAPPAGFLGKLLGRKAPPPPRGLYMWGGVGRGKSMLMDLFHDNLNIAAKRRAHFHEFMLDVHARLREERKKESGDPILPVAAAIAAETRVLCFDEMVVNNSADAMIMSRLFTALLVDGGVTIVTTSNRAPPDLYKNGLNREHFLPFIALVQSRLDVLTLNGPTDYRLERMQGVGTWHVPVGLLSTEAVREAFFKLTDYPPEDSEHVPSAQLDVGGGRLLQVPKSLKGVGVFSFKKLCGEARGAADYLAIARNFHTIIVVAIPRLGAELRNETSRFITLIDALYEHKVKLIATADAEPADLYDVGGKGDDEGRFMFDRTVSRLMEMQSQDYLAKGHGED, from the coding sequence ATGAACAGCGTTCTCACGCGCTACCGCGAACTCGTTGCTGCAGGCGAACTCAGGCCCGATCCTGAACAAGCCGCCGCCGCCGCGCGGCTTGATGCGCTCCAACAGGAGTTGGAAGCGCCAGCCCCCCCTGCAGGCTTCCTTGGCAAGCTGCTGGGCCGCAAGGCCCCACCGCCGCCGCGCGGTCTTTATATGTGGGGCGGCGTGGGCCGGGGCAAATCCATGCTCATGGACCTGTTTCACGACAACCTGAACATTGCAGCCAAGCGCCGCGCGCACTTCCACGAATTCATGCTCGATGTGCACGCCCGCCTGCGGGAAGAGCGCAAGAAGGAAAGCGGCGACCCGATCCTGCCAGTGGCCGCAGCAATTGCGGCCGAGACGCGCGTGCTGTGCTTTGACGAAATGGTCGTCAACAACAGCGCCGACGCCATGATTATGAGCCGCCTGTTCACCGCATTGCTGGTGGATGGCGGCGTCACTATCGTCACCACATCCAACCGCGCGCCACCGGACCTCTACAAGAACGGGCTGAACCGCGAACACTTTTTGCCATTCATCGCGCTGGTGCAAAGCCGTCTGGATGTGCTGACCCTCAACGGGCCGACCGACTACCGGCTGGAACGTATGCAGGGCGTCGGCACATGGCATGTTCCGGTTGGCCTTCTATCAACCGAGGCCGTGCGCGAAGCCTTTTTCAAGCTGACCGACTATCCGCCCGAAGACAGCGAGCACGTACCCAGCGCGCAACTCGACGTCGGCGGTGGTAGGCTGTTGCAGGTGCCCAAAAGCCTGAAAGGCGTTGGCGTTTTCAGCTTTAAGAAGTTGTGTGGCGAAGCGCGCGGTGCGGCCGACTATCTGGCCATTGCGCGCAATTTCCACACCATCATCGTGGTGGCGATCCCGCGCCTTGGTGCCGAACTGCGCAACGAGACTTCGCGCTTCATTACGCTGATCGATGCACTTTACGAACACAAGGTCAAGCTGATCGCCACAGCAGATGCTGAACCCGCCGATCTTTACGACGTCGGCGGTAAAGGCGATGACGAAGGTCGCTTCATGTTTGACCGGACGGTGAGCCGCCTGATGGAAATGCAAAGTCAGGATTATCTGGCCAAGGGCCACGGCGAAGACTGA
- a CDS encoding PaaI family thioesterase, whose amino-acid sequence MNENAFIYEPAADHPGWFTWDLADTSRFNGQTMGRMLTRVEDRADGTRTARLRMFPERRHSNLLEAVHGGVTLALIDIALFAGMRTLLAGDAAGSVTLDLSTQFIGAGRLDEPLDAVVEVLRETGRLVFLRGLVVQRDDTIAAFNGTIRKPTRR is encoded by the coding sequence ATGAATGAGAACGCCTTCATCTATGAACCAGCTGCGGATCATCCCGGCTGGTTCACTTGGGATCTGGCCGATACCAGCCGATTCAACGGCCAGACCATGGGGCGGATGCTCACCCGCGTTGAAGACCGCGCCGATGGCACTCGCACCGCCCGCCTGCGCATGTTTCCTGAGCGCCGACATTCCAACCTGCTCGAAGCGGTTCACGGCGGCGTTACTCTGGCACTGATCGACATCGCCCTATTCGCCGGCATGCGCACCCTGCTTGCAGGTGACGCGGCAGGCTCGGTCACGCTCGATCTGTCCACCCAGTTCATCGGTGCCGGGCGTCTGGACGAACCGCTGGACGCCGTGGTCGAAGTGCTGCGCGAAACCGGACGCCTCGTGTTTCTGCGCGGCCTTGTTGTTCAGCGCGATGACACCATCGCGGCGTTCAACGGCACCATTCGCAAACCCACCCGCCGATGA
- a CDS encoding succinate dehydrogenase iron-sulfur subunit produces the protein MATFSLPKNSKITGKARHHAAATQGQIRKFKVYRYDPDSGENPRYDTFDIDLEQCGPMVLDALIKMKSEQDPTLTFRRSCREGICGSCAMNMNGRNGLACTTAIEDLSGEVRITPLPHMEVIKDLVPDFTHFYAQYASIRPWLQTVSPTPSGKERLQSPEQREKLDGLYECILCACCSTSCPSYWWNSDKFLGPAILLQAYRWLADSRDEMTGERLDELEDPFRLYRCHTIMNCANVCPKGLSPARAIAEIKKMEAERLV, from the coding sequence ATGGCGACTTTTTCGCTTCCGAAGAACTCCAAGATCACCGGCAAGGCCCGCCACCACGCTGCAGCCACGCAGGGTCAGATCCGCAAGTTCAAGGTCTATCGTTACGACCCGGACAGCGGCGAAAACCCGCGCTACGACACGTTCGACATCGATCTCGAACAGTGCGGCCCGATGGTGCTCGACGCGCTCATCAAGATGAAGAGCGAACAGGACCCCACGCTCACCTTCCGCCGGTCATGCCGCGAAGGGATCTGCGGTTCGTGCGCGATGAACATGAACGGTCGCAACGGCCTCGCGTGCACCACCGCCATCGAAGATCTTTCGGGCGAAGTGCGCATCACGCCACTGCCGCACATGGAAGTCATCAAGGATCTCGTCCCTGATTTCACCCATTTCTACGCCCAGTACGCCTCGATCCGCCCTTGGCTGCAAACCGTCTCCCCCACGCCTTCGGGCAAGGAACGTCTGCAGTCGCCGGAACAGCGCGAAAAACTCGACGGCCTGTACGAGTGCATCCTGTGCGCCTGCTGCAGCACCTCGTGCCCCAGCTACTGGTGGAATTCGGACAAATTCCTCGGCCCGGCGATCCTGCTTCAGGCCTATCGCTGGCTGGCCGACAGCCGCGATGAAATGACCGGTGAACGCCTGGACGAGCTGGAAGACCCGTTCCGCCTCTACCGCTGCCACACCATCATGAACTGCGCCAACGTCTGCCCCAAGGGTCTGTCCCCGGCACGCGCCATCGCAGAAATCAAGAAGATGGAAGCCGAAAGGCTCGTTTAA